The Diceros bicornis minor isolate mBicDic1 chromosome 31, mDicBic1.mat.cur, whole genome shotgun sequence genomic sequence ctgcaggtgggTGTGGCTCTCAGAGTGGTCACTTGGGAATTGGCTGTCTCTGGCCGCTGGGGCCTTTACTTCACCCTGCCAGCCCCCTAGGCTTcactcccctttctccacatccctaCCCCACTGCCCTCCAGGTTCAGGATTCTAGGGGGTGCATCTCCACCGAGGGCATCTGTGGGGTCTGTCCTCACCAGGGGTTCAGACTCAGCCCCTGGGGCaaggcccccaggctgggccccaGTGAGGGGTGCAGTGAGCATTCCGGAACACAGCCTGGGCCAGGTGGGGAATCCAGCTCTGAGACCAGCTCTGCCTCAGGCTCCCAGATAAGAGAAGGCAGGGAAGAGACAGAAAGGGAGAGCACAGGCCCATGCAGACACCGCATCTGGGGCGTCTGGCTTGGCCTGGCCAGGtgtgaggaaggaaggagcaggAAGGCACCCTAGCGCTTGGGTCTGCGGCGGCCAGTGCCCGCCCTGGGGTGACCCCACTTCACCACCAAGCAGTGAGCGGGTCAGAGGCAAAGCCCCCGGACGGGAGTCCTGGGAGGGAGGACACTCCTCCCCGCAGAGTGCTACAAGCATTAGCTTGGAGCCGTTGGCCTGGAGCCGTCTGGGGGGATACGAAGCGGCGGGGCCGTGGTCACGAGGcggggggtcgggggggggggcgaAGGGACGACGACACGAGTTGACCCCGCCGCCCTCCGCCCCCAGCATGGAGGCCCGCGCCACCGCCGCCCGAGAGCTGCTCCTGGCCGCGCTCGAGGACCTGAGCCAGGAGCAGCTCAAGCGCTTCTGCCACAAGCTGCGCGACGCGCCGCTGGACGGCCGCAGCATCCCGCGGGGGCGGCTGGAGGGCGCGGACGCCGTGGACCTCGCCGAACAGCTCACCCAGTTCTACGGGCCAGAGCCCGCGCTGGACGTGGCCCGCAAGACCCTGAAGAGGGCGGACATGCGCGACGTGGCGGCGCGACTCAAGGAGCAGCGGCTGCAGCGTGAGCACGGGGCGGGGGTCGCCGGGGTCCCTGCGCCTCGGTGCCCTCCCTCCTGGGCGGAGTCCGGGCCAGAGGCcgccctccctcccactcccccggAAGAGTCCCAGCGCGCCTCGGCCCGGGCGCGCTTCATTCACAAATTCGCGGGCCCCCGGGCTCGGGTCCTGGGTGCTCTTGAGGGTGGCCCCGGCCCCCGACTGCGCCCCCGGCCCCCGCACATTCGGCGGGGCCTCACCTCAGGTCTCCCTTCCAGGGCTCGGCCCCAGCTCCTCGGCGCTGCTCTCCGTGTCCGGTAGGTCCCTCCCGGTGGGAGGCGCAGGCCCCGAGCTGCCGGGGCCCTTCAGCCCCAGGCGTGGAGCACGAGTGTTCTCAACGCCACCTGGAGGTTCCCGACAGCTGGTCCCAGGGAGCAGCGGGCGTGGGAAGGCCAGCGGGGGAcgggggaaactgagacctgagcgggggggggggggcaccgGGTGCACGAGGGTCGGCTGACACAGCCTGCCACATCCTCGTCCCTCTGTCCGCCTCTCCTCCGCCTCTCCCCCTGACCCCAGAGTACAAGAAGAAGTACCGAGAGCACGTACTGCAGCAGCACGCCAAGGTGAAGGAGAGGAACGCCCGCTCGGTGAAGATCAACAAGCGCTTCACCAAGCTGCTCATCGCGCCCCAGAGCGCCGCCCCGGGGCCCGAGGCGCTGGGGCCCGCGGAGGAGCCGGAGCCGGAGCGCGCTCGGCGCTCGGACACGCACACCTTCAACCGCCTGTTCAGCCGCGACGAGGAGGGCCAGCGGCCGCTGACCGTCGTGCTGCAGGGCCCGGCGGGCATCGGCAAGACCATGGCGGCCAAGAAAATCTTGTACGACTGGGCGGCGGGCAAGCTGTACCACGGCCAGGTGGACTTCGCCTTCTTCATGCCTTGCCGCGAGCTGCTGGAGCGACCGGGCACCGGCAGCCTGGCCGACCTGATCCTGGACCAGTGCCCCGACCGCAGCGCGCCCGTGCGGCAGATGCTGGCGCAGTCCGAGCGGCTGCTCTTCATCCTGGACGGCGCGGATGAACTGACGGCGCCGGGGCCCGCCGACGACGCGCCCTGCACGGACCCCTTCGAGGCCGCAGGCAGCGCGCGGGTGCTGGGCGGCCTGCTGAGCAAGGCGCTGCTGCCCAATGCCCGCCTGCTGGTGACCACGCGCGCCTCGGCCCCGGGGAGGCTGCAGGGCCGCCTGCGCTCCCCGCAGTGCGCCGAGGTGCGCGGCTTCTccgacaaggacaagaagaagtACTTCTACAAGTTCTTCCGGGACGAGTGGAGAGCGGAGCTAGCCTACCGCTTCGTGAAGGAGAATGAGACGCTGTTCGCGCTGTGCTTCGTGCCCTTCGTGTGCTGGATCGTGTGCACCGTTCTGCGCCAGCAGCTCGAGCTCGGCCAGGACCTGTCGCGCACCTCCAAGACCACCACGTCGGTGTACCTGCTTTTCATCGCCAGCGTCCTGAGGTCGGCGCCCGCCGCCCACGGGCCCCGGGTGCAAGGCGAGCTGCGCAAGCTGTGCCGCCTGGCCCGCGAAGGCGTCCTCGGGCGCAGGGCGCAGTTCGCCGAGAGGGACCTGGAACGACTGGCGCTTCGCGGCTCCAAAGTTCAGACGCTGTTTCTCAGCAAGAAGGAGCTGTCGGGCGTGCTGGAGACCGAGGTCACCTACCAGTTCATTGACCAGAGCTTCCAAGAGTTCTTCGCCGCGCTGTCCTACCTGCTGGAGGACGAGGAGGCTCCCGGGGCGCCAGCTCGCGGCGTGAGAACGCTGCTGCGGAGGGACGCGGAGCTGCGCCACCACCTCGCGCTCACCACGCGCTTCCTCTTCGGACTGCTGAGCGCGGAGCGCATGCGCGACATCGAGCGCCACTTTGGCTGCGTGGTTTCAGAGCGCGTGAAGCAGGACGTCCTGGCGTGGGTGCAGGACCAGGCCCAGGGCCGCCCCACGGCGGCGCCAGAGGGGCCTGAAGAGCCCGTGGAGGGCACTGAGGAGCCAGAGGAGGAGGCCGAGGAGCTCAACTACCCGCTGGAGCTGCTGTACTGCCTCTACGAGACGCAGGAGGGCGCCTTCGTGCGCCAGGCCTTGCGCGGCCTCCCCGAGCTGGTGCTGGAGCGAGTGCGCTTCAGCCGCATGGACCTGGACGTCCTGAGCTACTGCGTCCGCTGCTGCCCTGCCGGACAGGCACTGCGGCTGGTGAGCTGCGGACTGGCCACTGCacgggagaagaaaaagaagaagagccTGATGAAGCGGCTGCAAGGCAGCCTGGGCAGCAGCTCGTGAGTCTCCAGGGCAGGGCTGCACTCTTTCGCAGGCTTCTGTGTGGGGCATGTGTGCCAGTGCACGCCTGTGCACCTGAGTGTCCGTCTGGACGTGGGAGATGTCCGGACCTGATGTCTGCTCCCCTAGACGAGAGGCAGGACTTTATGGCTGATTTGGCTCACTCCTTGCAAGGCAGCCTCCCAGCGGCCAACTTCGCCAGGGTGTCCTCACCATGCCCACCCCCAGCTGTCCACATCCAAGACAGACCTCCTAGCTTGGCATGTGGCCACGGCCCAGCAACCCCCTTCCCATTATGCTTTCTCATAATATGTTCTGGAATACACCACGCCTGCTGTGCCCTGACcctttgcatctgctgtttcCTCCACCCAGAACATGCTGTTTGCTACCTATCCTCAAAGCCTGCCCAGGCTTCCCCAGCTGGCCTGGGACCCCTTTGGCCCCAAAAGTGCCCCATGGACCACTGTCCACCATGACATCTGTCCGTGCCTGGCTCCTCCTCCAGACCCTCCACTCCACCAGGGCAAGGCTTGTGCCATTGTTTCTGTGCATTTAGCTCCAACCCCACGCCTGACCCAGGTGCTCAGCATCTGTTGAGAGTGAATGTCAGGATGTTGACAGGGTGGAGCAAGGACAGACCCACACTGGGAATGCGGGTGACACGCCCCCACTGGACTTATATACATGGCTCCAGTGGGGAGGTGCATGAGGCCACAGACGAGTGATTTCACTCTGGGTTTGCGGTGAAGGGGGTGGAGGAGTCCTGGCTCAGCTTGGGGTGGGGCCGAGGCAGCTCTGACACCTCAGCACCATAAGAAGCAGCCCTCTTTAGGAGGGAGGGCATGGAAGGGGCCGGGTGGACGTCACTTTCCTCTCTCCCGCAGCTCTCAAGCCACCAGGGGAAGACCCCAGGCCTCTCCGCTGCGCCCACTCTGCGAGGCCATGACTGACCAACAGTGTGGTCTGAATAGCTTGACGTGAGTGACCGCACCCCCAGCCCTTCCCCTGGAAGGCACGTAGAGCAGGATCCCTTGGCAGAGAGAGGTGTGGCCCTGTCTGGGGATGGCTGAGGGGACAGGCTGAGTCTGTGGCCTCTGGTGTCCTGTGTTGGGGTAGACAGGCTCTGCCCACACAgagcagaggagggaagaggggctgggaGCAGGGTCCCCATCACCAACTTAGGTGCCAGTTAGGAAGGAGGGTTTGGCCCTGGTTTGAGTGGACATCGAGGTGCAGCTAAGCCTTCTGGGAGAGGGATAAAGAAGACCAGAATGTATTTTCCTTCCAAAAGAAGGCCGCTAGGTGCTGTTGGAAATGGCTGGGTGGTCCCTCTGGATTCTTAGAAGCAAGGGAGGAAGGTGTTCAGGGCACAGGCTCGGAGGCCACGCTGCCTCCCTCTGGCCCTCAGGCCATCGGGCTGTTGGGCTGTCTGAGCAGCAGGTTCCTCCCCTGTGAAATGGAGCCAGTAGATTCTACCTCAGAGGGTTGGTGTGAGAAGTAATAAGGAACGCAGGTACAATACTTAGTACACAACAACTTTCCAATTATCACCAAGTAaacagaaagtaagaaaaattatagcaTCTAGTACTGATGGGTGATATAGGGATGGTCATCCGTAGATGGTGACCTGGTAACGCAGCTGGTGTGGGGGCGTTTCCAGCAACCTGGAGATGATCATAGGGAGCCACACAGGTGGTCGGCACATCTGGCCCATCAATTCTACGGCTGAACTAAATGCACGAAGATGTTCCTCGCAGCATTACTTATAATGGCTGAAAAAGTAGAAACTACACAACTGCCCAGTGTTAGGGACCCGCTAACTAAATAAGTGCTGACTGCCCCCCCCGAAGAGGATGGGCAGTAAACATGTTGAGAGCAGGGTCTGCCAGGGCTCGTCAGACAGCTGTAGGGAACAATGTCCTGAGGGAAAGTGAGCGCAGCCCTGCAGGTGCACACATGGTCATGGCCCCCCAGGGACACATGGTGACAAAGGGCAGGGGAAGCTCTGGAGCCCACACAGCTCCTAAACCTCAGCCCGCGAGCCGGGCAGTTTGCATAATCAGGATGTAGTGAGGTGGCCAAGGGGCCTGCAGGCAGACCCGTGTGCTTCTTGACCACAGGTTGTGCCGCTGCAGACTGGCTGACTCGGTCTGCCGAGACCTCTCTGAGGCCCTGAGGGAGGCCCCCGCCCTGATGGAGCTGGGCCTCCTCCACAACGGGCTCAGTGAGGCGGGCCTGCATGTGCTGAGTGAGGGCCTGGCCTGGCCCCAGTGCCGGGTGCAGACGCTCAGGTGAGGCCTGGCCTGGGAGGAAGTGAGGGAAGGACTGGCCCCCCAGTAGTTCCTGAGGTCAACCTTCCCCCCAGGGTGCAGCAGCCTGGCCTCCAGGAAGCACTCCAGTACGTGGTGGGTGTGCTCCGGCACAGCCCGGCACTGGCCACCCTGGATCTCAGCGGCTGCCAGCTGTCGGGACCCGTGGTGACCCACCTGTGTGCGGTCCTGCAGCAGCCAGGATGCCGCCTGCAGACCCTCAGGTGGAAGCAGGGGCAGGAAGGGTGCTGGGTTGGGGTGGGTATGTAGGGGCTTCCCCTGACCCTGAAGAGGAGCCCCTCCCAGGGCCCTCCTGAGTGATGGCTCCCAAACCCAGCCCCCAAAGGCCCACCCTCCAAAGCCCTGACCCCAGCCCTTGGCCTCGACTGCTCTGCCAGACCAAATGTCCATCCGCTATCTGGTGCCCCGGCCAGTGTGGGCCAGAGATCCCGACTCCCCTTTACTCTCCCCAACTGGCCACCTTCTGTCACTGTGTGCCCCATCACGGCCCCCATCGCTGCCCTGTCACTgcctccccccagccctggcctcctCCTCCCCAACCTCCCCCTTCTGTCCTGTGCACGTGGCTGCAGTCTGACCTCCGTGGAGCTGAGTGAGCAGTCACTGCAGGAGCTGCGGGCTGTGAGGACGGCAAAGCCGGGCCTGGTCATCACACACCCTGCGCTGGACAGCCACCCCGAGCCTCCCGAGGGATTCAGCAGTGCCCTCTGAGGTCCTGAAGGCCAGAGCAGGCCAGGAGTACTCAGTCAGCCCTGTGGGGTAGACCTCCCCATTCCAAGGGCAGGAGCATGCTGCTCTCAGCTCTGGGCAACTCTGTGGAGCCTGGGGGCCTGGACAGGCAGGTAGGAGGCCCAGACAGACAGGCCCCTCACCTGGTCCTGGACAGGCCCTGGGAAATGCCCTTCCACCCACACCGTGGGAACAGGTCATAGCTTTGTCCTCCACGCCCAGGGACTCCTCCCCTAACCCCCTTCCTCTCCTGGGACCCTCCAGCCGCCCCCCATGCAGACACCCCCACACAACGAGAATGATGCTGAGAGCACCCAGtaactgagcacctgctgtgtgttgGTGACCCCTTTGCTGATCCCATCCCTGTCCGCGGCATGGGCCCCAACAGCCCTATACTCTGCCCCTGGCCACAGGGGTCAAGCAGGGGCTGACCCTTGACCGAAGGCAGGCAGGTCACTGTCCCTCCCCAAGATTTTGGCCCTGGCCTTCGAGTGAAGTCATCCTGAGGCTGTGTGGTCAGAGCCCAGAGGCGTCCACTCCCTGTCTAAGGTCTGCGGGGGCGGCGaccaggggagggagaggtggaGCAGTGGCCCCCGGCTCTgggtggagctgggatggcaCAGGGGTGGGCCGCCCCCCGTGCACTGATAATAAATTCTTCCTTGGATTCTTTTCTGTTGGTTTCTGTTGCACTTGGCCAGGCGTCGTACGTAACAGGAGCTCATAAGTCTTTCCTTCGGTCCCCAACCCACCTGCAGTCCTGCCTCACAGATGGGGAATCAGAGGCTCAGGGAACAGCCTGACTGCAGGGAGGAAGCCCTGAGGCAAGGCTGGGCCTTGAGGGACAGGGCCAGCAGTGGACAACCCCCACATCCTCACGTCTTCACTGCTGGGCCCGCCGGCTCGTTCTCCTCCTGTGGGAGGGAACCTGGGAGTCAGCCCCTTCACTTCCCAGGGGCAGTTGTTCCCTTCCAGAATCCACTTTCAAGGCCCATCATTCatcccacacacagacacaaatcctgccctcctggagctggcaTTCGAGGCTGGAGGACAGACAGCACACAGGTGCAGGGAGGGCCGGCAAAGCTGCAGAGGACAGTGAGGCGGGCCGGAGGGGCCGGGGGAGAGCAGCCCAGCGCCTCCTGTTACACTGAGGGCGCAGCATCTGGGAAATCTAACTGAGGACCGAGCATCTGAagacaggaggaggtgagggatcAAGTCCCAGGGACATCCCAGGACGACCGTCCCAGACACCGGACTAGCAAGGCGAAGGCCAAATAGGGGGGTCTCATTTAGCTTGGCTGCTGCAACAAAACACCACGGCCTGGGGGTCGTCAACAGCAGACGTTTGTTCTCACAGCCCGGAGGCTGCGAGCCCAAGGGCAAGGTGACAGTGTCTGGGGAGGGCTGCAGAGGGCTGGCTGTCTTGTCGCTATGTCCTCCTGGGAAAGCGAACCAgctagctctctggcctcttcttataaggatactaatTCCACTCTTGATGGCTcttgacctaattacctcccagaggcccacctccaaatgccatcacattggggattaaatTTCAACGGatggattttggggggacacaaacgttcGGTCCATACAGGGAGCACGCCTGGGACATTGCAGAAGCAGCAAGGAAGCAGGGAGGCtgcaggggaggtggggagggggctggacgCCCACTGCTTGTGCTCCAGGTGAGGGGGGCACCACAGCAGGCTTCTGAGCAAAAGGCCTGGTCTGACCTAACTGCTGTTGGGTGGCTGTGTCTCTAAGTTAACAAGGCCTGTAGAGGGCAGAGCAGAAGCAGGGAGCGTCCACAACGCTAGATGGCCTGGTCTCAGAGGTCACAGTGGGGACAGCGAGAGCAGGCACAccctggaaggtggggccaacaaGACTTGGGACAGATGGGGTGTGGAGTCGCCATCGCCTgcgctggggagggggcaggaaacGCAGGTTTCGCGGGACACATTGACCCTGAGTGTCTCTGGCTGGACCGAGTGGTCAGAGCACGGGCATTTGGTTCAGGCTAGGGCGCCAGCGACAAAGCCGTGACAGGCTGGGGCCTACCGTAGAGTGTCCAGGCAGGCATGTGAGGAGATGGGTGCCGGAGACCAGAGTGTCcagaggggcaggtggggagatgGGAGGCGGAGACCAGAAGAGGGTGGGGCCGGAGCAAAAGGAAGGAGCGTCTCCAAGAGGAGGGCCGCCTGCGTCACCTCTCCTAAAGGGGGGCGCGGGAGCTCACGGAGAGGGAGGAGCCGAGACGGGAGGGGGCAGGCCAGACAAGGCCCCGCCCCTTCAGATCCACCCTTGAGACTTTCTCGTGGCCGAAGTCCGCGCTGTGCTTCTCACCACGGGTTCGCGCACCGGACGCACCAGGTCCACAGACGAGCCCACGCAGTCTCGCGGGTGGGGACGCTGGGGGAGGCAGCCGGTGCCACCCGCCCGGCGGGCCCCGCCTCCGGCCTGAGAGGCGTCTGGCCCCGCTCCGCCGTCCCGCCCTGGAAGTAGGGGGGGTGTCCAGCTGACCCGCTCTAGGGTGGCGGTCCAGTTGCCCTGCCTTAGGGGTGGGGGGGTGTCCGGTTGCCCCGCCCTGCGACGCCGGGGGGCGGGGACCGCGGGGCCTTCCGGCTACACCGCACCCCAGGCCACTTCCCCGTCCGGCCCTGGAGGGGTAGCGCCGGCCGGGCTGGCGCCGAGGGACACGGCAGGGCCGCGGTGAGCTCCAGAGACGCGGCCGGCGACCTGCCCGCGTCCCGCAGCCTGCCCCCCGAGCCCCGGCTCCTTCCTCGGCCAGCGCGGGCCTCTGGCCTCCGCAGCCCTCCCCCCGCCCCGACCCACCCGCGCCCCCAACAGGGCACGTTGACCTTGAGGACGAACTTCCCCTAGGCTGAAGCCAACTTCCCACCAACAGGGCGGGGTTCGTGGGGGTGCGGCCTGGGGAGAGCTGGAAGGGTTAGGATTGAGGTCCTCCAGCCGGAGTCTGGGGACTCAGCTGGGTCTCTGGAGATCAATGTTAGGGGATTCGAgcatctctgagggtggaggtGTTTCCTGGGGAGGCTTGAAAGCGGCGCTCTGGAAAATCAGGACTGCCTAGGTGGGTCCACTTCCCCCACCATCTGTCGGTGGCATCAGCCGAGTTCCAAGGGGGCTATGGGGGcttagagacagagagggaggccCAGCCAATTGCTGGGGCCCCTGACCTCCGACTTTTCCAGGCCACTGTGCTGAGCAAGCCTTTCCATGGAGGATGCCAGCGAGGACCCCACCACATTCACTGCCCATTCTCTGCCCAGTGACCCCCGGCTCTTGGCTGCTGTGACCAATGTGTACCTGGGCACACGTGTGTATCACGATACACTCCATGTGAGTGGCGTGTACAATGGGGCTAGGGGGGACACGCACCGGGCCATTCTGCCCAGTCCCCTCAACGTCCGGCTGGAAGCCCCTGCAGGGACAGGAGAGCAGCTGACTGAGAGCTTTGTCCTGGACACTAGCACAGGTAGCCACCGTCTATCCTCCCCCCCAATTGTTCCAGGTGAGTGGGGGGACCAACAGCAGTCCCCTCCCTGCGCCCGCTAACTCGGGATGCCCGACTGGCAAAGGAAAGGAAGCCCGAGAGGTGGCCTTGCAAGTTGCCCTGTCTTCCtgtctgcccctccccaggctccttCCTGCATGCCCTGGAGGGCCCCAGCTTCCGGGCCTCCCAGCGCATCTATGCCCACCGCACGCTGCCTCACGTCCTGGCCTTCAGTGTGTCCATCACCCGTGTGGCCGCAGGGAGCTGGCCCATCTCGGTGCTGCTGCGGTCAGCCTTTTCCCCAGAAAGCCCGGACCTGGACCTGTACCTGGGTCCAGACTTCCTGGGAGCCCGGTGAGCAAGGGGACAGGAGGAGGCTGGGCAGCCTGGGGAGGGAGCCCGTCCCTCAGACATGGCTGCACTCTCGCAGGTACCTGTATGGCCACACGCTCATCCCTGAGCAGCCTGGGGGGCTGCAGCAGGAGCTGCACATGCTGTGGACACCAGTGCCCCCAGCCCTGACCCTCGGGGAAGGCGAGGAGGACAGGACCTGGGAGTTCCTGACCGTGGTGGGTGGCAGCCAGGCTGAGGCCCGGGCCTGCCTCGCCGAGGCCCTGCAGCTGCAGGCCGGGGGTGCTCTGTACACTGCCCACACCCAGGCCTGGGCCCAGCTCTGGGCAGGCTGTGGCCTGGATGTGGTGGGGCCCCTGCCCCTGCGCCAGGCCCTGCGTGGTGCCCTCTACTACCTGCTCAGCGCCCTGCCCCAGCCCGGGGCCCCAGGATACATCTGCCACGGCCTCAGCCCTGGGGGCCTCTCCAATGGGAGCCGTGAGGAATGCTACTGGGGCCACGTCTTCTGGGACCAGGTATGCACCATCCAGCCTCAACACGCACCTGCCACAGGGCGAGCAGCATGTGGGTGTGGAGGGTCCTGTGGCTAAGGGCACAGGCACAACTGCTGCCTCTGCCCTCCCTGGAATGGGGGCTTTGGTTGAGGAAGCACAGGGGCCATGGCagaagggaaggcttcctggaggaggtggtgtcTCTGCTGAAGGATGTGTAGGAGTTTGGTGGAAGAGAGTGGTTCAGAGCTGAGAGAGCACGTGGCATCAGGCCAGGGCAAGGGCGGCCCTCACTGAGGCAGGAAGAGCAGTTGTAGAGGGGGCTGAGGGAGCCACGGAGACTTTAATTGGGGAGTGACAAGGACAGAGGTGTGTTCTGGAAAGACCCTCGTGGCTGCCCAGTGGAgtgtgggtggaggagggtgAAGCCTCGGATAGGAGTGGGGGCCAGGAGAAGCTGGGACTTGGTCTCTGATGGGCATGGCGGGATCAGCTGATGCCCCGAGAAGCCGGTGCTGTGGGCCA encodes the following:
- the NLRP6 gene encoding NACHT, LRR and PYD domains-containing protein 6: MEARATAARELLLAALEDLSQEQLKRFCHKLRDAPLDGRSIPRGRLEGADAVDLAEQLTQFYGPEPALDVARKTLKRADMRDVAARLKEQRLQRLGPSSSALLSVSEYKKKYREHVLQQHAKVKERNARSVKINKRFTKLLIAPQSAAPGPEALGPAEEPEPERARRSDTHTFNRLFSRDEEGQRPLTVVLQGPAGIGKTMAAKKILYDWAAGKLYHGQVDFAFFMPCRELLERPGTGSLADLILDQCPDRSAPVRQMLAQSERLLFILDGADELTAPGPADDAPCTDPFEAAGSARVLGGLLSKALLPNARLLVTTRASAPGRLQGRLRSPQCAEVRGFSDKDKKKYFYKFFRDEWRAELAYRFVKENETLFALCFVPFVCWIVCTVLRQQLELGQDLSRTSKTTTSVYLLFIASVLRSAPAAHGPRVQGELRKLCRLAREGVLGRRAQFAERDLERLALRGSKVQTLFLSKKELSGVLETEVTYQFIDQSFQEFFAALSYLLEDEEAPGAPARGVRTLLRRDAELRHHLALTTRFLFGLLSAERMRDIERHFGCVVSERVKQDVLAWVQDQAQGRPTAAPEGPEEPVEGTEEPEEEAEELNYPLELLYCLYETQEGAFVRQALRGLPELVLERVRFSRMDLDVLSYCVRCCPAGQALRLVSCGLATAREKKKKKSLMKRLQGSLGSSSSQATRGRPQASPLRPLCEAMTDQQCGLNSLTLCRCRLADSVCRDLSEALREAPALMELGLLHNGLSEAGLHVLSEGLAWPQCRVQTLRVQQPGLQEALQYVVGVLRHSPALATLDLSGCQLSGPVVTHLCAVLQQPGCRLQTLSLTSVELSEQSLQELRAVRTAKPGLVITHPALDSHPEPPEGFSSAL